The Arachis ipaensis cultivar K30076 chromosome B07, Araip1.1, whole genome shotgun sequence genome includes a window with the following:
- the LOC107607445 gene encoding uncharacterized protein LOC107607445 gives MRDEDESVDKSEEEPSKVKEPKRNTLHGEPLPIPFPTLAKTAKKQEELDPTMVEVFKKVEVIVPLFQAIQQVSKYANFLKDVCTHKDKLGNLNTKPVDDSISSLLPEKCNDPGPCLVTCLIGGIKFMDCMCDLGACLSIMSLPIYERLNLSPLKRSGARFVLADKSIVSVVGIAENVLVNIQGLLFPVDFHILETPSIDFNKPSSILLGRLFLKTARFKLDAHSGVYSFELDGKLVKFTLEESNKPVLEAYSIFGCDIIEDQVIEDGKEQEEEDVAKKSNSKDHTQPKNAKELQIFLLG, from the coding sequence ATGAGGGATGAAGATGAAAGTGTTGACAAAAGCGAGGAAGAACCATCCAAGGTGAAAGAGCCCAAGAGAAACACTTTGCATGGAGAGCCCCTGCCCATTCCATTCCCAACTTTAGCCAAGACGGCCAAGAAACAAGAAGAGCTTGACCCCACTATGGTGGAAGTTTTTAAGAAGGTTGAAGTCATCGTCCCCCTCTTCCAAGCCATTCAACAAGTGTCCAAATATGCCAACTTCCTTAAAGATGTTTGCACTCACAAAGACAAGCTTGGCAACCTCAACACAAAGCCAGTAGATGATTCTATCTCTTCTTTACTTCCTGAAAAATGCAATGATCCCGGCCCATGTTTGGTCACTTGCTTGATTGGTGGGATAAAATTCAtggactgtatgtgtgatctaggggcGTGCCTAAGCATTATGTCACTCCCCATTTATGAAAGATTGAATTTGTCACCCCTAAAGAGGTCTGGGGCGAGGTTTGTGCTAGCCGATAAAAGTATTGTGTCAGTTGTGGGGATTGCAGAGAATGTGCTAGTTAATATTCAAGGATTGCTCTTTCCAGTTGATTTTCACATTTTGGAGACTCCTTCCATTGACTTTAACAAGCCATCGTCCATACTCCTTGGAAGGCTGTTCTTAAAGACGGCCCGTTTCAAGCTAGATGCACATTCGGGGGTCTATTCTTTCGAGTTGGATGGCAAGTTAGTCAAGTTCACTTTGGAGGAGTCCAATAAGCCCGTTCTTGAAGCTTATTCTATTTTTGGGTGCGACATCATTGAAGATCAAGTGATTGAGGATGGAaaagagcaagaagaagaggatGTTGCCaagaagtcaaattcaaaggatcaCACTCAACCCAAGAATGCTAAGGAGTTGCAGATTTTCCTCCTTGGTTAA